The window TTAATGGCCCTAGCCTTTTCGACGGTGCTTTTATTTATGTTTCCATCCTTCTTTTCACTCATGTACACCCCTTTCCAACCAAGTCATGCTTCCATGCACTTGATTGTCGAAATGATTTCCATCTTTGTATCGTTTAGCATCGCCATACACGCATGGGTAACGCATAAAGAGGGAGGGACGGTCCAATTTTCTGTACTGCTAGCAGGGGCTTTTTTAGCGGTCGGAACATTTGATACATTCCATGCCCTAACATTTGTAGGAATGCCAACTCTATTTATCGAAAGCTCGCCTTTGACATCCGCATGGTTTTGGATAATGGCACGCTTAACAGAAAGTATCGTCCTGACATTCGTCATTATATTTCCAACACTCATGAAAAAAGTAAAACTTTCAACGAGCTATTTATTTTTCACAGTCTTTTCCTTACTTACTACCTACATCGTCTTTGCTCATCATCCTTCATTGCCTACATTAATAACGGATGGTGCGCCAACTATATTCAAAATCAGTTTAGAAGCAGTTGGGGCAGTTTTACACGCTGTTGTTATTATGTATGTTCTATTTATTTATAAAGATAAATTTAAACACATCATGCTGCGTAATTTATATGTTATTGGATCTTTCTCTTTAATCTTATCTTCTATCTTTTTTATGCGCTATGAAGCGATAGATGCCTATTTAAATATGGCTGGCCATATTTATAAAATCATTGGCTATGCAATGTTTTTTATTATTTTATATTTGTTAAGTGTCAGAGCGCCTTTTCAAAAAATCCACCAGTTACACGAGCGCAATCGAATGATGTTTAACATGATCGAACTTGGTATTGTGGAAACAGATGCCAAAGGAAAAATATCCTATATGAACGAATATGCGAAGCAGCTTCTGGAAGTTCAAGAGACAGAAGGATTAGACATCTCTCAGTTTGAATCAAAATCGTCCAATTATTTTGAGTATGAAGAAATTGTCACGCTTAGCGAGAAGAAGATACCTGTTGAGTTTGATAGATTCCCATTAATAGACCATAAAAAAATAGATGGCTATGTTTATACGTTACGAGATTTACGGGAAGCGATTGAAAATGAAGAATTATCGAAGGAAAAGGCGATTGTTGACTATGAAATTGAAACAGCCGCAAGCATCCAACAAGATTTTTACCTAGAAACACCGTATTGTGAAAAAATCGGAGTTGTTTCGATCCCGTTTAAAAGGTTAAATGGTGATTTTCACAATATTTTACAAGGAGACGATGTGTACTTAGTAACCATTGCAGACATTGTAGGAAAAGGAATTCCGGCAGCCATTCAAACATCATTGCTAATAGGTGCGATTGAAAATGTGAACTTACAAGCCGATTCGCCGAAAATATTGTTACGTAATTTAAACAAAGTGTTTACGAAGTATAGTAAATCGGAAAATTTCCTAACGTTAATGACACTGCATATTGATACAAAAACAGGTGTAGTCCGATATGCATCAGCGGGACATGAACCAGCTATTCATTATCATGCAAAAACAAATACGTTTTCAGAAATAAACACAAAAGGCCCAGCAATAGGCTTCTTTGAAGATAGCGAATTTCACGAACAACAGCTACAATTAGAAAAAGGAGACTTAATTCTTCTATATACAGATGGATTAATTGAAGATAAAAGCATCCCAGAGGAAGACATCATTATGGCGATGAAAAAAGCAATAGAATCAGTCGACCGCACGAAAACAGCAGAAGAAATGGCTAATGAAATTTTAGAAAAAATAACAAAAGCTCGCAGCGACGATTTCCATGACGACCGCACGATTATCATTATTAAAGGATAAAAAGGAAGATTCTTTAT is drawn from Bacillus alkalisoli and contains these coding sequences:
- a CDS encoding SpoIIE family protein phosphatase, which produces MKRIVPNTDIKLYYILMALAFSTVLLFMFPSFFSLMYTPFQPSHASMHLIVEMISIFVSFSIAIHAWVTHKEGGTVQFSVLLAGAFLAVGTFDTFHALTFVGMPTLFIESSPLTSAWFWIMARLTESIVLTFVIIFPTLMKKVKLSTSYLFFTVFSLLTTYIVFAHHPSLPTLITDGAPTIFKISLEAVGAVLHAVVIMYVLFIYKDKFKHIMLRNLYVIGSFSLILSSIFFMRYEAIDAYLNMAGHIYKIIGYAMFFIILYLLSVRAPFQKIHQLHERNRMMFNMIELGIVETDAKGKISYMNEYAKQLLEVQETEGLDISQFESKSSNYFEYEEIVTLSEKKIPVEFDRFPLIDHKKIDGYVYTLRDLREAIENEELSKEKAIVDYEIETAASIQQDFYLETPYCEKIGVVSIPFKRLNGDFHNILQGDDVYLVTIADIVGKGIPAAIQTSLLIGAIENVNLQADSPKILLRNLNKVFTKYSKSENFLTLMTLHIDTKTGVVRYASAGHEPAIHYHAKTNTFSEINTKGPAIGFFEDSEFHEQQLQLEKGDLILLYTDGLIEDKSIPEEDIIMAMKKAIESVDRTKTAEEMANEILEKITKARSDDFHDDRTIIIIKG